The following coding sequences lie in one Sorghum bicolor cultivar BTx623 chromosome 6, Sorghum_bicolor_NCBIv3, whole genome shotgun sequence genomic window:
- the LOC8073379 gene encoding probable transcription repressor OFP9: MQLFSGRSKQEHNKVGGGGKCHAVAGGTTTRHSKGGGKCRALCCGASRLSVSSSSASCSSADAAPEPLPLPPPAQPRGLSRLAHGMVQARLQSMIDAAAAETGGRPPAARRQPDELSAERHRRRGLPRAWAHGGGGGCCYEKSVVREQAAATRRTCVVLLAEDRRTHDPREEFRRSIAEVIAAKRMAEPAELRALLNCYVSVNAREHRAAILQAFHEVCSALFSCKQLG; this comes from the coding sequence ATGCAGCTTTTCTCTGGCCGGAGCAAGCAGGAGCACAATAAGGTCGGCGGAGGCGGCAAGTGCCACGCCGTGGCGGGGGGGACGACGACGCGGCACAGCAAGGGTGGCGGCAAGTGCCGCGCGCTGTGCTGCGGCGCGTCCCGGCTCAgcgtgtcgtcgtcgtcggcgtcgtGCTCGTCCGCCGACGCGGCGCCGGAGCCGCTTCccctgccgccgccggcgcagcCGCGCGGCCTGTCCAGGCTCGCGCACGGGATGGTCCAGGCGCGGCTGCAGTCCATGATCGACGCCGCAGCCGCCGAGACCGGCGGTCGGCCGCCGGCTGCGCGCCGCCAGCCGGATGAGCTCTCCGCCGAGCGGCATCGGCGCCGCGGCCTCCCGCGGGCGTGggcccacggcggcggcggcggctgctgctacGAGAAGAGCGTCGTCCGGGAGCAGGCGGCGGCCACCAGGCGGACATGCGTCGTGCTGCTCGCGGAGGACCGGAGGACGCACGACCCGCGGGAGGAGTTCCGGCGGTCCATCGCCGAGGTGATCGCGGCGAAGCGGATGGCCGAGCCCGCGGAGCTGCGGGCGCTGCTCAACTGCTACGTCTCGGTGAACGCGCGCGAGCACCGCGCCGCCATCCTCCAGGCCTTCCACGAGGTTTGCTCGGCACTCTTCTCTTGCAAGCAGCTGGGTTGA
- the LOC8057431 gene encoding purple acid phosphatase 22 has protein sequence MSGSTASTGAFSSTNLYYSFDVAGGAVRAVMLGSYTDYGAGSAQLRWFRADLAALDRRRRGGRPPAFVLALVHAPWYNSNEAHQGEGDNMRDTMEVLLYGARVDAVFAGHVHAYERFKRVYAGKEDPCTPVYVTIGDGGNREGLADKYIGTKTMNTMAKHRLASVDGRTPPSGDPSNGVRTGGVSAFPCCCGLADSEGSSRPPTEDRVRAEDRVLDWSWMQFWVLIFLVQSTNRVLET, from the coding sequence AACCTCTACTACTCCTTCGACGTCGCTGGCGGCGCCGTGCGCGCCGTCATGCTCGGCTCCTACACCGACTACGGCGCCGGAAGCGCGCAGCTCCGGTGGTTCCGCGCCGACCTCGCGGCGctcgaccgccgccgccgcggcggcaggCCGCCGGCGTTTGTGCTCGCGCTCGTGCACGCGCCGTGGTACAACAGCAACGAGGCGCACCAGGGGGAAGGCGACAACATGCGGGACACCATGGAGGTGCTCCTGTACGGCGCCCGTGTCGACGCCGTGTTCGCCGGACACGTCCACGCGTACGAGAGGTTCAAGCGCGTCTACGCCGGCAAGGAGGACCCCTGCACGCCCGTGTACGTCACCATTGGCGACGGCGGCAACCGGGAGGGGCTGGCGGACAAGTACATCGGGACGAAGACCATGAACACCATGGCGAAGCACCGGTTGGCCAGCGTCGACGGCCGCACGCCGCCGTCTGGCGACCCCAGCAACGGTGTGAGGACAGGCGGGGTGTCCGCGTTCCCCTGCTGCTGCGGCCTCGCCGACAGCGAGGGTTCGTCGCGTCCCCCAACAGAGGATAGGGTGCGAGCGGAGGATAGGGTGTTGGACTGGAGTTGGATGCAATTCTGGGTTCTTATTTTTTTAGTCCAGTCTACAAATAGAGTTTTAGAGACCTAA